A window of Bradyrhizobium sp. AZCC 1610 contains these coding sequences:
- a CDS encoding SDR family NAD(P)-dependent oxidoreductase has protein sequence MAPHDAAQALKGKVTLVTGAGRGLGRAFAERLASLGADVAIHGMREHGPAEYGEGSTLTAVAEAVATVHGVRTIRVLGDLTQGADIARVVETTTQQLGAIDILVHNAGGDIAAKGGKPDPNDAVGIREEDVRAVLDRNLLSTILTCQAVAKQMMPRRQGRIVTIGSVAAFKGRTNGSIYAVAKAGMTHYTRCLADQLRSYDITVNCIAPGDTRTGRFMGTRAVDQERMVETGTLDRIATVDEVARVVEVFAGPLGAFVSGQVLRVDGGGQCWAG, from the coding sequence ATGGCACCACACGACGCCGCGCAGGCGCTGAAGGGCAAGGTTACGCTGGTCACCGGTGCCGGCCGCGGGCTTGGCCGGGCGTTCGCCGAACGGCTCGCGAGCCTCGGCGCCGATGTCGCCATTCACGGCATGCGCGAGCATGGCCCGGCGGAATATGGCGAGGGATCGACACTGACGGCGGTCGCTGAAGCGGTGGCAACGGTGCATGGCGTCCGCACCATCCGCGTGCTCGGCGATCTAACTCAAGGCGCCGACATCGCGCGGGTGGTCGAGACCACGACGCAGCAATTGGGAGCGATCGATATTCTCGTCCACAATGCCGGCGGCGACATCGCCGCCAAGGGTGGCAAGCCGGATCCGAACGACGCCGTCGGCATCCGCGAGGAAGACGTGCGCGCGGTGCTCGATCGAAACCTGCTCTCAACGATCCTGACTTGCCAGGCAGTGGCAAAGCAGATGATGCCGCGGCGCCAGGGCCGCATCGTCACCATCGGTTCGGTCGCGGCCTTCAAGGGCCGCACCAACGGTTCAATCTATGCGGTCGCGAAAGCCGGCATGACTCATTACACGCGCTGCCTCGCCGACCAGCTCCGATCCTACGACATCACGGTGAACTGCATCGCGCCGGGCGACACCCGCACCGGCCGCTTCATGGGCACGCGCGCGGTAGATCAGGAACGAATGGTGGAAACGGGCACGCTGGACCGCATCGCCACCGTCGACGAAGTCGCGCGGGTCGTCGAAGTGTTCGCAGGCCCCCTGGGTGCGTTTGTGTCAGGTCAGGTGCTGCGCGTCGATGGCGGGGGACAGTGCTGGGCAGGGTGA
- a CDS encoding RidA family protein, which produces MNIIRNIRTPIMHRAVEANGFVFVGGTIADDTSTSMGEQTRNILGKIAGYLKEAGTDATRVVSASIFVTDLSKKKEMDAAWLEFFGNDLPTRATVGVADLGGGALIEIVITALKD; this is translated from the coding sequence ATGAACATCATCCGCAACATCCGTACGCCGATCATGCACCGCGCAGTTGAAGCCAACGGGTTTGTGTTCGTCGGCGGCACGATCGCCGACGACACCAGCACCTCGATGGGCGAGCAGACCCGCAACATCCTCGGCAAGATTGCCGGCTATCTGAAAGAGGCGGGCACTGACGCAACCCGCGTCGTCAGTGCCTCGATCTTCGTGACGGATCTCTCCAAGAAAAAGGAGATGGATGCGGCTTGGCTCGAATTTTTCGGCAACGACCTCCCGACGCGGGCAACGGTCGGTGTAGCCGATCTCGGGGGCGGCGCCTTGATTGAAATAGTGATCACTGCGCTCAAAGACTGA
- a CDS encoding amino acid ABC transporter substrate-binding protein has product MRLSLTMLAVALITAPASASELTGTLQKVKETNRIVLGIQEASVPFSYLDGDQKAIGYAVDICMKIVDAVKRELKLSSLNVETSPVTSSNRIPLMMNGAVDLVCSSTTNNAERQRQVSFTNSHFLSATRFAARKADNVATIDQLKGKPVVAISGSTNMVQLNQANTARNLGVTVLAAKDQAEAFLMLETGRAAAYVLDDVQLAVAIARSKDPSAYIISEETFSKAEPYGIMLRKNDIPFKALVDRATAELYRSPEIAVIYKKWFESPVPPNGLNYKTPMSAVLRSAFANPSDSPDPASYER; this is encoded by the coding sequence ATGCGTCTGTCATTGACCATGCTTGCCGTTGCCCTGATCACCGCCCCCGCAAGCGCAAGCGAGCTGACCGGGACGCTCCAGAAGGTCAAGGAGACGAACAGGATCGTGCTTGGCATCCAGGAAGCCTCGGTGCCGTTCAGCTATCTGGACGGCGACCAGAAGGCGATTGGATACGCCGTCGACATCTGCATGAAGATCGTGGACGCGGTGAAGCGCGAACTGAAGCTTTCAAGCCTCAACGTCGAGACGAGCCCCGTGACGTCGTCCAACCGCATTCCGCTCATGATGAACGGCGCGGTCGATCTGGTCTGCTCTTCCACCACCAACAATGCGGAGCGGCAGCGCCAGGTGTCCTTTACGAACTCGCATTTCCTGTCGGCGACCCGCTTCGCCGCGCGAAAGGCCGATAACGTCGCCACGATCGACCAGTTGAAGGGCAAGCCGGTCGTTGCGATATCGGGCTCGACCAACATGGTGCAGCTCAACCAGGCCAACACCGCCCGAAATCTCGGCGTCACGGTGCTGGCTGCCAAGGACCAGGCGGAGGCGTTTCTGATGCTGGAGACCGGCCGCGCCGCCGCCTACGTACTCGATGACGTGCAGCTCGCCGTCGCGATTGCGCGATCGAAGGACCCGTCCGCCTATATCATCAGCGAGGAGACGTTTTCGAAGGCCGAACCCTACGGGATCATGCTGCGCAAGAATGATATCCCGTTCAAGGCCCTGGTGGATCGTGCGACGGCGGAACTGTATCGCAGCCCCGAGATCGCGGTCATCTACAAGAAATGGTTCGAATCGCCGGTACCCCCGAACGGCCTTAATTACAAGACGCCGATGTCAGCGGTGTTGCGCAGTGCGTTCGCAAATCCGTCAGACAGCCCCGACCCGGCAAGCTACGAGCGCTGA
- a CDS encoding NAD(P)/FAD-dependent oxidoreductase: MTKLADAIIVGGGIHGCSTALHMCLAGMKPVLIEKDYAGRHASGVNAGGVRQLARHVAEIPLSIRSMGIWERIEGLVDDACGFESHGQVLVAENDAEFEACRARVAELNALGFTHEELIDGPELRRLVSAVAESCPGGVVSRRDGAADPARTTTAFRRKAAALGATVCEGVAASNIRKQDGLWRVDIGADTYAAPVLVNAAGAWAGRIAAALGEPVPVETVAPMLMITSRVPHFIDPVVILRGRKLSFKQFANGTVLIGGGHLATPDQDRNETLLDWRSLAISARTVFELFPIMRDATIVRAWAGIEARTRDELPVLGPSARHSGLYYQFGFSLHGFQLGPGAGAVMTELIANGGTQTRIGDLSIDRFHPSTP; the protein is encoded by the coding sequence ATGACGAAGCTCGCGGATGCCATCATTGTCGGTGGCGGCATCCACGGATGCTCGACCGCGCTTCACATGTGCCTCGCGGGCATGAAGCCGGTGTTGATCGAGAAGGACTATGCCGGCCGCCATGCCTCAGGGGTGAATGCCGGTGGCGTCCGTCAGCTCGCGCGGCATGTCGCCGAGATCCCGCTCTCGATCCGCTCGATGGGCATTTGGGAGCGCATTGAAGGACTTGTCGACGACGCCTGCGGCTTCGAAAGCCACGGCCAGGTGCTGGTCGCCGAGAACGACGCCGAATTCGAAGCCTGTCGCGCGCGCGTCGCCGAGCTGAATGCGCTCGGCTTCACCCATGAGGAGCTGATCGATGGGCCAGAGCTGCGGCGGCTGGTGTCGGCGGTGGCCGAGAGTTGCCCTGGCGGAGTGGTGTCGCGGCGCGATGGTGCGGCCGATCCGGCCCGAACCACCACCGCGTTTCGCCGCAAGGCCGCCGCGCTCGGCGCAACCGTCTGTGAGGGCGTGGCAGCGTCCAACATTCGAAAGCAAGATGGGTTGTGGCGGGTTGATATCGGCGCCGATACCTATGCGGCGCCGGTGCTCGTCAATGCCGCAGGCGCTTGGGCCGGCCGCATCGCCGCGGCGCTTGGTGAGCCGGTGCCGGTTGAGACTGTGGCGCCGATGCTGATGATTACCTCCCGCGTGCCGCATTTCATCGATCCGGTGGTAATCCTGCGCGGCCGCAAACTCTCCTTCAAACAGTTCGCCAACGGCACGGTCCTGATCGGTGGCGGGCATCTGGCGACGCCGGACCAGGACAGAAACGAGACCTTGCTGGACTGGCGCAGCCTCGCCATCAGCGCGCGTACGGTGTTCGAGCTCTTTCCAATCATGCGCGACGCCACCATCGTCCGTGCCTGGGCCGGCATCGAGGCGCGGACGCGCGACGAATTGCCCGTGCTCGGCCCGAGCGCCCGGCACTCGGGGCTCTACTACCAGTTCGGGTTTTCGCTGCATGGCTTCCAACTCGGCCCCGGCGCAGGCGCTGTGATGACGGAACTGATCGCCAACGGTGGCACCCAAACACGGATCGGCGATCTCAGCATCGACCGGTTTCATCCTTCAACACCCTAG